AAACCCGGTGGCCGGGCCCGTGCGCTACCTCCTGGTCAGGCGACGGCAGCCAGCGATCCCTCTTCAGGGCTGCAGCCACCGACGATCCCTTTCTGAAGGGCTTGCGGCGTGTGCGATTGCACGGATCGAATCGGCTGAAGGGTAGCATCCGGACCTCGGCATTCGTAATCGCCGCCACGTTATACGACTTTGAAAATCAAAGTCAAATTCGATTCGAGCAGGGGAACCTGCACCGGGCAGCACGCCGGACGGACCCGTGGATGACCTCGGCCGGCTCGATGGCGCCAAGCAGGTCCGCGCCAAAAACAGCCCAGATCCCGGTTTTTCGTTGACAGGCTCAGCACGCTGGCCTAAGAACATCACCGATATTGAAAATCAAAGTCAATTTCAAATTTGTCCCAAGCATGAGACTCCGGTTACCACAGCAGTCGTTGAGAGCGCGAAGCCGCGACCGGCTGTGGACGGGCAGCGCCGTCCGAGTCGCGCATGCCAGTCGCAAGCCGCGTCAAGGGGATGCATGGGGACACGGGGGACACAAGTCGCCGCCTGGGCTGCACAGCCAGGCCGGAATACCGGCAGCACACGCCTTTCCGGGAAGCCGGGCACCGCTCAGGCGGCGATTCCTGTGCTGTACGTGGGTAATGGCCGTGGTGGGCGCCGGGGGCCTCGCGAGGTCCGAGCGGGCGATTGCCCAGGGACCATCCGACCAGTCCCGGAGCGACCACGAGCAGCCAGCCCAACGCAGCGCGCCACCGCAGGATGGGCAGGAGCAGCCCGCCGAGGTGATCGTCGTCACCGGCTCGCGCCGCGAGGAGCGGGCCCGTGACGCGGTCGTCGCGACCGAGGTCATCGGCCGGCACGCCATCGAACAGAGCGGGACGCGCAACGTCGGGGAGTTGCTGCAGGAACGCGCCGGCCTGCAGCTCAGGCGATCGTACCGGGGCAGCGCGCTTCTGTTGCGCGGGCTGGGCTCGGAATACACCCTCGTGTTGGTCAATGGCGACCGTGTGCCAGGTCGGATCGGGGGGGCGATCGATCTGTCGCGCTACGGTGTCGAGAACGTCGAACGTGTGGAAATCGTGCGCGGGCCGAGCTCGGCGCTCTACGGTGCCGACGCCCTGGGCGGTGTGATCAACATCATCACGCGCAGGCCGCACGCAGGGCTCGAAGGCGACGCGCTGCTGAGCGTTGGGCAAAACGGCAGCCTGGATCTCACGTCGCGCGTGGGGGGCCGGCCGGCGCGGCGCGTCGACTTCCAGCTAACGGCGGGTCTGCATCGAGCCGGTGCGTTTCGCAGCGGCGCGGTAGAGGCCACTCGAGGCAGCGCTCGCCGGCAGTGGTCGGCGGGCCTGCGCGTAGGACTGCATGCCGGCACCTCGCACGAGCTTCGCGCGCAGGCGGATTATGTGCAGCTCGAGCTGCGCGGGATCGACGAGGGTGCCGGATCTGCCGTGTTCGATCGCACGCAGTTGCAGGAGCAGCTGGTCGCAAGTGTCGAGCAGCGTCTGGGCGTCTCGGACGCGGCGCTCCTTGTCAGCAGGGTGAGCTATAACGAGTTCCGCGAGCAATACCTGCTCGACCAGCGCCAGGGCAGCGCGCTCGACAAGGACGAAGACAACCGCGAGCGGCTCGCGCAGGCGACGCAGCTGCTGCATCTGCGGGCATCCGGCGTGCATGAGCTGAGCTTTGGTCTGGAGGGGCTGTCGCAGCAGCTGGACTCGCCTCGTATTGACAGCCGGGGCCGCCGCGTACGCCTGTCGGTGTTCGGCCAGGATGAGTGGCAAGTGCTGGTCCAGGGCCAGACGCGGCTGCGCGTGGTGCCGGGCTTGAGGCTCGACGCCGACTCGCAATTCGGCCGCCAGCTTTCTCCCAAGCTCGCACTGCGGCTGGACGCCGGCCCGGCGCTGGTGCTGCGTGCCATGTACGGGCGCGGCTTCCGAGCCCCGTCGTTCAAGGAGCTGCTGCTGCGTTTCGAGAATCCCACCGCAGGCTATGCCGTATCGGGAAACCCGGACCTGCGCGCGGAACGCAGTCATGGCGTCGATCTAGGTGTCGCGTGGCGGCCTCACGACGTGCTCGACCTGCGAACCAGCCTCTTCCGTAATGACCTCGACGGCATGATAGCGGTGGTCATGCTCGACACGAGCGCGACAGGTCGGCGTTTTTCCTATCAGAACCTCCGCTCGGCATGGACCATGGGAGTGGAGTCGGCCGCCGAGTTGCGCCCGGGCGGCGTTTTCGCGTTGAGTCTCGCTCACACCCTCACGCAAACGTGGGATGCCGACAAGCACCGCCGCCTCGAAGGTCGCCCCCTGCATCGACTGACAGCAGCACCCCGCTTTCGTTGCTCGGACTGGGGATCCGACGCCTCGGTACGTGTCGCGCTTCTGCTCGGGCGGGTCTTTTACGAGGACGAGAACAACGATGGCGTCGAAGAACAGCTGCGCGCCCCGGTGCTCGCGCAGGTCGATCTGCGCCTGGCCAAGCACTTTGGCCGTGAATTCGAGTTGGCCTTTGGCATCGACAATCTTCTCGATGCCGGAGATCGATACTCTGTCCTGAGGCCCCGCACCGCGTATGGGGCGGTGCGGGGCCGCTATTGAGGGCAAGGAGGCAAGACCCATGTGTCTGCACCATACGAGAGCACGCGATCGGATCACATCGGTGTTGCCAAGGCCACACCAAACCATCGTGGTGGAACGCACCGCGCTGGTCGCTGCTGCCGTCGTGCTGGCAGGGTGTGCGGGTGATCTCGAAGCCACGCAGGATCCCATGGGCGACCCGGCCACCACGCCCGGCGGCAGTAACCCGAGTCGCGATGGGGCGTTCGCGTTTTCGGAGGAAGCCTCCGGCCACGTTGTGGTGAGCGCCGATGCGAGCGACCGCATGCTGTGGCGCTACCTCGATCTCGACCAGCGCAGGGCGCTCGAAGAAGGCAGTGCGGGCTGGGACCTGGCGTTCAAGCGTTACCGGGTGCTCAGCAACGGTGGAGTCAGCGGTCCCGGAGGGGTTCAAGTCGCAGCGCTCGTGGGCAAGAGCTTCGAGCAGGTCGAAAGGGCTCCCGACTCGGGCTGGAGCGTCGACCAACCCGATGGGCCGGACGGCGACCAAGAGGTCGACAACGTCTTCACCAACGGGGTCGACACAGAAGGGACGGGTGCCTGGTACGCGTACGACCCGGCCACGCACGTGTTGACACCCGAGGACGTCACCTACGCCGTGGTTTCGACTCAGGGTCGCTTCTACAAGCTGCGCTTCGAGGACTACTACGACAGCGCGGGCACGCCCGGCCACCTGAGCTTTCGCTTCGCAGCCATCGACGCGCCCCCAAAGGGTGCTCCCGCAGTGCCGGGACAGCCCCCTCGGGCGCCCGCGATGCCCGCGGGCACGCCGACCGCGCCGGTCATGCCACCCGTTACGATACCGAGCGCTGCCCTGCGCGTCGACGCCTCGGACCGCATGAAGTGGGTCTACGTCGGTGTTCAAGACGGCCTCGTGGTGCCGAAGACCCCCGAGACCGACCTCGGTTGGGATCTGGCCCTGCGGCGCACCGGCATCCGCACCAATTCCGGCACCAGCGGGGCGGGGCTCGGTGGTGCCAAGGAGGACGACAGCATGCTCGCCTTCGCCGACGTCTCCGAAAGCTCGACGCTCGCGTTCGAGGTGGATGAAGTTGCCGGCGGTGCGTCCCCGGGCAGCATGCCGGCGAGCAGCAATCCGGTTCTCGCGGACTGGTACGACTACGACGTCGCGACGCATCGAGTGAGCCCCAAGGAGCGCACCTTCTTGCTGCGCACGGCTGCGGGCCATTACGCCAAGCTCAGGGTCTGGGACTGGAAGGACGGCGTGTACAGCCTGTCGCTGGCTCCGGTCGAGCGCCGGGTGCAGATCGTCGAGCTCGAGCTGGACGCCTCCAAGCCGGACGCTTGGACGTACCTGAGCTTGCGGGACGCCAGACAGGTCGAGATCGCGGATCCAGCCCAAAGCGACCTCTGGGACCTCGCCCTGCGGCGCACCCAAATGCGTACCAACTCCGGCACAAGCGGTACGGGCAAGGGCGGGGCCGCGCAGGCGCACGTGATGATGATCGATGCCCTTGCGATGCTGCCCTCCGCGGGCTGGCAGGCCGACCAAGAACGTCCTGCGAGCGATCCATCGGCACCACCGCAGAGCCTCAACCCGGTGCTCTCCGAGTGGTTTGACTACGATGCGAGCACGCATCGCGTGACACCGCGCAAGGTGGTGTTCGCGCTACGCACTGCCGACGGTCACGGCGCGGCCGTACAGGTGCTCGGGTACCGCGACGGCGTCTACTCGCTGCGCATGGCCTTTGCAGGCCCGGGCAGCGGGAGCTTCCGATGATGTCGCTTTCAGACACGCAGCAGGCGCTGCATCCGGCCGAGGTCATGCCGCGCGAGCTCTACCAGCAGGTCAGGCCGCAGTTCTTGCAGGGCATGGTGGAGCTCAAGCGCCGGCGTCGCGTGGCGCTCGAGCCCTACGCCACCTTGGTGTTCGAGAATCGAGATACGGTGCTTTTCCAGATCCAGGAGGTGCTGCGCATAGCGCCTGATGCGAGCCCGGCGCGCGTGCGGCGCCAGATCGACGAATACGATCCGCTCGTGCCGCGTGCAGATGAGCTGCGGGCTACCCTGATGTTCGACGGCCAACCCGGAGACCAGAGCGCGTCGCGGGCATTACAGATCGGCCGCGCGGGCGCGTTGAGCCTGCGCGTGGGCGACGCCGAGATTCAGGCACAACCGCTCGAGGACGAGCGAGAGGTGGCACACCCGGTTCAGTTCCTGCGTTTTGCTCTGACGCGCGAGATCGCGCGGGCACTCGATGACCCCGAATCAGCGGCCGCGCTGCATTTGCGAGCTCGCGACCACATCGCAAGCGCACCGCTCGCGCCCGAGACCCGCTCCGAGCTCTTGCAGGATTTGCAGCCATGCGCCGGCGTGGCTCGTTTGGCGGCGGTTCAGCGCAGGGAAGTCCATCCGCAACGGGGGGAGCATGGCGCAACCGCGCAGGGCACGAGCTGTGGCGTCCGGATCCCTGGTCGTGGCACCGGTCCCGGCTCGACCCACGCTGGCCGCGCGCCCTGCTGGCCCGAGATCGTGCGTTCCGGAGCCATTACGGTGGACCTGCTAGGCTATCGGGCCTGGGTGGACGCGCACGAGGTCCATTTGACTCCGGCGGAGTTTCGGCTGCTGCGGGAACTGCTCGGCCATCCGGGCCAGGTGCGCTCGCGTCGCGAGCTGCTGCGCGATGCCTGGGACATCCGGGGAAACGTGGTCACCCGCACGGTAGACACCCATGTTACGCGCCTGCGCGCGAAGTTGGGTCGTGCGGGAAGCAGCATCGAGTGCGTGCGGGGTGCAGGCTATCGCTACACCCAAGTACGGGACCTGGCACGCATTGGTCCTCCGGCCCGATTGGCCGATCCGCCCGCGCAAGTGGCTGCGGCCTCGTTTCGACGACCAGCGCGCACCAGGAGCAGACCGGCATGAAACGCAACGACTCCAAACCCAATCACCCGCCTATGCGCCATGGTTGCCGGCAGACACGCCTCGCTCAAGGGGCAGTCGCCGCGGTGGACATGTGCGAGTGCGGCATGATTCAGCTGCACGTGGGCGCCATCACGCTGCGACTGGAGCCCCGGGCGCTGTCGGAGCTGCTGGCGACCTTGGGGCAGGCTGTTGCCGAGCACGATCGAACCAGCGCCAGCGAGCAGCCGGCGGCCGTTCCGTTTCGCCGACGGCACCGGGGCGAGGCATGAGTCGCCGCCCGGCCATGCTGCCCCGCACGATCGAACGGCCCCCGGTCGCTCCGCCCCGGCGTTGCTGGCTGGGCTGGCCGCAGAACAAAGCAAACACAAAGGAAGCAAACCCATGATCAATCCAGGAACCAAGTTGCCGGAGCTCACGGCCCCGGCTTGCGTCGGTGTGCAAGAGGGCAAGGAGTTCTCTACCTTCACGACGCGCAGCGTCGCAGGCAAGTGGCTGGTGCTGTACACGTACCCCAAGGACTTCACCTTCGTGTGTCCAACCGAGATTGTGGAGTTCGACCGGAACCTGCCCGCTTTCGACAAGCGTGACGCGCTGCTGGTGGGCGGTTCCACCGACAACGAATACGCCCATCTGGCGTGGAGGCGAAGCGACGAGGCGCTGCGGGGGCTTTCCCACCCGCTCATCCACATCTCTCCCGAGCTCGCGCAAGCGCTCGACATCGTGCATCCGAGCGCCGGGGTTGCGCTTCGCGCCACGATCATCAGCGACCCCGAAGGCGTCGTGCGTTTTGCGAGTGCCAATTACCTCAGCGTTGGCCGCAACGTCGAAGAAGTGCTGCGTGTGCTCGACGGCCTCCAAACGGGAGAGCTCACGGCCTGCAACTGGAGACCGGGAGAGGTCACGCTTTCCGGGAGCGGGACGCGATGAGGCTGCGACGCCACCGCTGTTGCCGAAACCGCCATGCACGTTGAGCCTGCTGCCGGACTCGAAGGGCAAGAAGCGTGTTGCCGTCGCTTGGCGGCACCCGACGTCTTGCGCGTCGTCCTGACGGTCGCCCTTGATCGCGCGGCTGCCGCTCGCTGCCTCGGCCTTAGCGCTGAGCAGGCCGAAACGCTCTGGTCTTCGAGCCTGTACCAGCTTCTCGCGCTGAGAGCCTCGCGATCGTCCATCGTCTGGCGGCGTTGCGCCCGTGCCCTCGATCGTTGGCTGGAACGTGTGCGCCGGCAGCACGGTCGTAGCCTCTCGCTCGAGCGTATGTTGGGCGAAGATCGCAAACTGCTCTCGGGAACCGAGCTTGCCGCTCTGTTGTGGGCTCTGGTGAGACAACAAAGCCCGGCAAGCGACCTGCTCGCGCGCCGGCTGGGTGCCGAGCTCGAGACGCTGGCCGAACGCCGTTTGGGTGAGCTAACGGATCTCCGGTTCGTCGCGGCCCGCTTGCCGGCAATGGGGCGCAAAATCGTAACAAAAAGGTGCCTTGACAACCCAATGTACCGGGCGTAGCAAGAAGGCGACGCTGCGTGCATTCGGGCACCGGCGGCAGCG
This portion of the Pseudomonadota bacterium genome encodes:
- a CDS encoding DUF3501 family protein is translated as MMSLSDTQQALHPAEVMPRELYQQVRPQFLQGMVELKRRRRVALEPYATLVFENRDTVLFQIQEVLRIAPDASPARVRRQIDEYDPLVPRADELRATLMFDGQPGDQSASRALQIGRAGALSLRVGDAEIQAQPLEDEREVAHPVQFLRFALTREIARALDDPESAAALHLRARDHIASAPLAPETRSELLQDLQPCAGVARLAAVQRREVHPQRGEHGATAQGTSCGVRIPGRGTGPGSTHAGRAPCWPEIVRSGAITVDLLGYRAWVDAHEVHLTPAEFRLLRELLGHPGQVRSRRELLRDAWDIRGNVVTRTVDTHVTRLRAKLGRAGSSIECVRGAGYRYTQVRDLARIGPPARLADPPAQVAAASFRRPARTRSRPA
- a CDS encoding HmuY family protein, coding for MCLHHTRARDRITSVLPRPHQTIVVERTALVAAAVVLAGCAGDLEATQDPMGDPATTPGGSNPSRDGAFAFSEEASGHVVVSADASDRMLWRYLDLDQRRALEEGSAGWDLAFKRYRVLSNGGVSGPGGVQVAALVGKSFEQVERAPDSGWSVDQPDGPDGDQEVDNVFTNGVDTEGTGAWYAYDPATHVLTPEDVTYAVVSTQGRFYKLRFEDYYDSAGTPGHLSFRFAAIDAPPKGAPAVPGQPPRAPAMPAGTPTAPVMPPVTIPSAALRVDASDRMKWVYVGVQDGLVVPKTPETDLGWDLALRRTGIRTNSGTSGAGLGGAKEDDSMLAFADVSESSTLAFEVDEVAGGASPGSMPASSNPVLADWYDYDVATHRVSPKERTFLLRTAAGHYAKLRVWDWKDGVYSLSLAPVERRVQIVELELDASKPDAWTYLSLRDARQVEIADPAQSDLWDLALRRTQMRTNSGTSGTGKGGAAQAHVMMIDALAMLPSAGWQADQERPASDPSAPPQSLNPVLSEWFDYDASTHRVTPRKVVFALRTADGHGAAVQVLGYRDGVYSLRMAFAGPGSGSFR
- a CDS encoding peroxiredoxin, which encodes MINPGTKLPELTAPACVGVQEGKEFSTFTTRSVAGKWLVLYTYPKDFTFVCPTEIVEFDRNLPAFDKRDALLVGGSTDNEYAHLAWRRSDEALRGLSHPLIHISPELAQALDIVHPSAGVALRATIISDPEGVVRFASANYLSVGRNVEEVLRVLDGLQTGELTACNWRPGEVTLSGSGTR
- a CDS encoding TonB-dependent receptor produces the protein MRARSRDRLWTGSAVRVAHASRKPRQGDAWGHGGHKSPPGLHSQAGIPAAHAFPGSRAPLRRRFLCCTWVMAVVGAGGLARSERAIAQGPSDQSRSDHEQPAQRSAPPQDGQEQPAEVIVVTGSRREERARDAVVATEVIGRHAIEQSGTRNVGELLQERAGLQLRRSYRGSALLLRGLGSEYTLVLVNGDRVPGRIGGAIDLSRYGVENVERVEIVRGPSSALYGADALGGVINIITRRPHAGLEGDALLSVGQNGSLDLTSRVGGRPARRVDFQLTAGLHRAGAFRSGAVEATRGSARRQWSAGLRVGLHAGTSHELRAQADYVQLELRGIDEGAGSAVFDRTQLQEQLVASVEQRLGVSDAALLVSRVSYNEFREQYLLDQRQGSALDKDEDNRERLAQATQLLHLRASGVHELSFGLEGLSQQLDSPRIDSRGRRVRLSVFGQDEWQVLVQGQTRLRVVPGLRLDADSQFGRQLSPKLALRLDAGPALVLRAMYGRGFRAPSFKELLLRFENPTAGYAVSGNPDLRAERSHGVDLGVAWRPHDVLDLRTSLFRNDLDGMIAVVMLDTSATGRRFSYQNLRSAWTMGVESAAELRPGGVFALSLAHTLTQTWDADKHRRLEGRPLHRLTAAPRFRCSDWGSDASVRVALLLGRVFYEDENNDGVEEQLRAPVLAQVDLRLAKHFGREFELAFGIDNLLDAGDRYSVLRPRTAYGAVRGRY